In Panthera leo isolate Ple1 chromosome E3, P.leo_Ple1_pat1.1, whole genome shotgun sequence, a genomic segment contains:
- the SLX4 gene encoding structure-specific endonuclease subunit SLX4 → MVAVERVHLDKGILESLKVGQMMDESDDEFKELCATFLQRVKKNGTKEVSGERKTQKASNSTETSKPKRTKPTATKSKTLQGPREKKTRSGSQAPRTRRQGAPKWQESKPAPPENGGGGVPASAVLQENVQNTQTEDARDSDSQPPPSHLTAMGPSPSKPRTAELVLQRMQQFKRADPERLQHASERCSLESAVEENLPKGPQEEMTAGDGSGPWLPATESDAAVALALQQEFGQEQASLPDENLEETGLFFCQICQKNLSAMNVTRREQHVNRCLDEAEKALAPTTPRIPECPICGRPFLTPKSRISHLKQCAVNMDVGPQLLLQAVRLQTVPPEGACGTLASSFSHHAGGLKRRGATNQKELQRKRRVTKPEAPSEDLLVAMALSRSEMEQEAVPAALSPGNAFSERIRLGAEKKSRKRKAPISPPPLLVQDPETTGRLTADRVAQLFAEEVELSSTPPLPTSRILKEELGKAGRCLRPPGGKQNFLWEGSALTGAWALEAFYTASLVPPMVPQRPAKALTQEPMLLPGLPDQPEVGVQTPPAVPSAHPAGHGPRSPGPSASQREHQALQDLVDLAGEAMNASPWPCSGGPASPGGVAGMDLSLTGLPLTGFIPPPQEEQLERGRQASLTLSLLLADFRAMVNNPQLSDIQLQTDSGEVLYAHKFVLYARCPLLMQYVNSEGFFAVEDGGVKSQRALLGGVSAEAARALLHYLYTADPGVPPRLAPGLSALARRFGVSELVLLCEQEPDVMGSEDRPRKEKEDEDCESRAENFQELLRSMWIKEEEEAEASLKSEGCEEDREKVDEAEMEEIYEFAATQRKLLRGESTPEVKEETDRFGEDGPLSAQISLSVQVHEQPENAEETELCGQRRDEAPVKWKSVGPSTPLRLKGHGADVETAGSPEEALGHPGSSRPSRGGRTGRKEDAFWCSAAAATEQPFSSTPRRCPEPSQTTSELQEDNGTAARKGAESPCTPAHRQAPPLRPCLSKLLQGRSPDRPRPCPRPHHTGQSPSGASRAASQDSPSKQRRGRSLCKLLKDPGLQKGKERGSLLECRNKGALASPEKSPSIDLTQSKPGHLSSRSQNTPASKNREDEIILLLDSDEELELEQTKTKSVLNGPLEERKVLEVSTKSSELFSVIDVDADQDSFQSPPRREAELLCGEERPPGSQGSGEGRGTPQLFCDPESGPEEDSTTDASWLVPATPLASRSRDSSSQTQITGLRSRALVDHMAQFKPWASLENRDRPEAANTCSIARPQMSPPRLGPIVAGSPDSRGPCSPHPGHLQHLAPLAACPISGGLADSTGRLRKRSPLGPSLPNQATASEVVEVEDSEDEREVANSSPLPDNDPPIPLDDCHWHTEPLSPIPIDRLNLELTGPLSTSSPSGYGRSPALSGTTPIRGSLAGQRKAPEKSPRAGSPGSSRQSFLNSALWDHWDEKEQTSPELLPAAQTPSADEAQKSEGLETPKGAHWKNLPPKVPITPMPRYSIMETPVLKKELDRFGVRPLPKRQMVLKLKEIFQYTHQTLESDSENESQSSRVLLEAPHSQTQASKTSKGSSHQENPPGGSLPPTSREEPPGPDGDAQLPASQESVASSVDSSDGSFNSQSSSCEFGVAFESAGDEEGQEEISASQTAVQAAATEEAVRRYIRSRPALYRKVLLYQPFELAELQAELKQHGIRMALGKLLDFLDAHCITFTTSAARKEKLQRKRRQPVGKKKRGRAAGRSAPPHPRPSAACERLQPPSASQASTGVSGPGDHINPP, encoded by the exons ATGGTGGCAGTGGAGAGGGTCCACTTGGATAAAGG AATACTTGAGAGCCTTAAAGTTGGTCAGATGATGGATGAGTCAGACGATGAGTTTAAGGAGCTCTGCGCCACCTTTCTCCAAAGGGTGAAAAAGAATGGCACCAAGGAAGTGTCGGgggaaaggaagacacaaaagGCCTCAAACAGCACTGAGACAAGTAAACCGAAAAGGACCAAACCAACTGCTACCAAGAGCAAAACCCTTCAAGGCCCCAGGGAGAAGAAAACTCGGTCTGGCAGCCAGGCCCCGAGGACTAGAAGGCAAGGGGCACCCAAGTGGCAGGAGAGCAAACCAGCTCCCCCGGAGAATGGAGGGGGAGGTGTGCCTGCCTCTGCTGTGCTCCAGGAGAATGTGCAGAACACCCAGACAG AGGACGCTCGGGACAGCgactcccagccccctccttcccATCTGACTGCGATGGGGCCCAGTCCCTCCAAACCCCGGACGGCCGAGCTCGTCCTGCAGCGGATGCAGCAGTTCAAGAGAGCAGATCCTGAGCGCCTGCAGCATGCTTCCGAACGGTGCTCCCTGGAGTCTGCAGTTGAAGAAAACCTCCCGAAGGGCCCTCAAGAGGAGATGACGGCAGGGGACG GGTCGGGGCCCTGGCTCCCTGCCACAGAGAGTGACGCGGCGGTGGCCTTGGCCCTGCAGCAGGAGTTTGGGCAGGAACAAGCATCGTTACCTGATGAGAACCTGGAGGAGACAGGGTTGTTCTTCTGCCAGATCTGTCAAAAGAACCTCTCAGCCATGAACGTGACACGGAGGGAGCAGCATGTGAACCG GTGCTTGGATGAGGCTGAAAAGGCACTGGCACCCACCACACCACGGATCCCCGAATGCCCGATTTGCGGGAGGCCGTTTCTCACCCCGAAGAGCAGGATCAGTCACCTGAAACAGTGCGCGGTGAACATGGACGTGGGCCCCCAGCTCCTGCTCCAGGCCGTGCGGCTGCAGACGGTTCCGCCGGAGGGGGCCTGTGGCACACTGGCATCAAG CTTCAGCCATCACGCTGGAGGTCTGAAGCGGAGGGGAGCCACCAACCAGAAGGAGCTGCAGAGGAAGCGGAGGGTCACCAAGCCCGAGGCGCCGTCCGAGGACTTGCTGGTGGCCATGGCCTTGTCCCGGTCTGAGATGGAGCAGGAGGCTGTGCCAGCGGCGCTCAGCCCGGGAAATGCCTTTTCTGAGAGGATAAGACTGGGAGCAG AAAAGAAGAGCCGCAAGAGGAAGGCGCCTATTTCCCCTCCCCCGTTGTTAGTCCAGGACCCGGAGACCACGGGGAGGCTGACGGCGGATCGGGTGGCCCAGCTCTTTGCCGAGGAGGTGGAGCTGTCCAGCACGCCGCCGCTTCCCACGAGCAGGATTCTAAAGGAAGAGCTGGGAAAGGCCGGTCGGTGTCTGCGGCCACCTGGAGGGAAGCAGAACTTTCTGTGGGAAGGCAGCGCCCTGACTGGAGCCTGGGCCCTGGAAGCCTTCTACACGGCAAGCCTGGTCCCTCCCATGGTGCCCCAGCGGCCTGCAAAG gCTCTTACACAGGAGCCCATGCTCCTCCCAGGGCTGCCTGACCAGCCAGAGGTGGGAGTGCAGACGCCACCTGCTGTCCCCAGTGCCCACCCTGCAGGCCACGGCCCCAGGAGCCCGGGCCCCTCCGCCAGCCAGAGGGAGCACCAGGCCCTGCAGGACCTTGTGGACCTGGCGGGAGAGGCGATGAATGCCAGCCCATGGCCCTGCAGTGGGGGACCAGCCAGCCCGGGAGGGGTTGCAG GGATGGATTTGTCACTCACTGGCCTTCCACTGACTGGGTTTATCCCGCCACCCCAGGAAGAGCAGCTGGAGAGGGGCCGCCAAGCTTCG CTCACCCTCAGTTTGCTGCTGGCTGACTTCAGAGCCATGGTCAATAACCCACAGCTGAGCGACATCCAGCTTCAGACAGACAGCGGGGAGGTGCTTTACGCCCACAAGTTCGTGCTTTACGCCCGCTGCCCCCTTCTCATGCAGTAT GTGAACAGCGAAGGCTTCTTCGCCGTGGAGGACGGCGGCGTGAAGAGCCAGCGCGCGCTGCTGGGTGGCGTGAGCGCCGAGGCTGCCCGTGCGCTCCTGCACTATCTCTACACCGCGGACCCCGGCGTGCCTCCCCGGCTGGCGCCCGGCCTGAGCGCTCTGGCCCGCAG GTTCGGCGTTAGCGAGCTTGTTCTCCTGTGCGAACAAGAGCCCGATGTGATGGGTTCAGAGGACAGGCCACGGAAGGAGAAGGAAGACGAGGACTGTGAAAGCCGGGCGGAGAACTTCCAAGAACTCTTGAGGTCCATGTGgataaaggaagaggaagaagcagaggctTCATTGAAATCCGAGGGCtgtgaagaagacagagaaaaagtggATGAGGCAGAAATGGAAGAGATTTATGAATTTGCAGCCACTCAGCGCAAGCTGCTCCGGGGGGAAAGCACTCCAGAGGTCAAGGAAGAAACGGACCGGTTCGGGGAGGATGGTCCCTTGTCTGCACAAATCTCATTAAGTGTTCAGGTTCACGAACAGCCGGAAAATGCAGAAGAGACGGAACTGTGTGGCCAGAGAAGAGATGAGGCCCCAGTCAAATGGAAGAGCGTGGGACCGTCCACGCCCCTGCGACTCAAGGGCCATGGTGCAGACGTAGAGACAGCAGGGTCCCCAGAGGAAGCACTGGGGCATCCCGGCTCCTCTCGCCCTTCTCGGGGCGGCcggacagggagaaaggaagatgcGTTTTGGTGCTCGGCTGCTGCTGCCACTGAACAGCCCTTTTCATCGACTCCCAGAAGATGCCCTGAACCGTCGCAGACAACAAGTGAGCTCCAGGAAGACAATGGCACGGCCGCGAGAAAGGGGGCGGAGAGTCCTTGTACCCCTGCCCACCGGCAGGCACCCCCGTTGCGCCCGTGCCTGTCGAAGCTCCTTCAAGGCAGGAGTCCTGACCGGCCACGCCCTTGCCCTCGCCCTCATCACACCGGCCAGTCGCCCAGCGGAGCTTCTAGGGCGGCCTCCCAGGACTCACCAtccaagcagaggaggggcaggagcctCTGCAAGCTACTCAAAGATCCAGGCCTTCAGAAAGGCAAAGAACGTGGTTCCTTGTTGGAATGCAGAAATAAAGGGGCTCTAGCCTCCCCAGAAAAATCTCCATCCATTGACCTTACCCAATCAAAACCTGGTCATCTGAGCTCCCGATCTCAGAATACTCCAGCCAGCAAGAACAGAGAAGATGAGATTATCCTTTTACTGGACTCAGATGAAGAGCTGGAGCTggaacaaaccaaaacaaagtcaGTTCTTAATGGTCccctggaagaaaggaaagtgcTAGAAGTTAGCACCAAGTCTTCTGAGCTGTTTTCCGTCATCGACGTTGATGCAGATCAGGATTCTTTCCAAAGCCCACCACGAAGAGAGGCGGAACTGctgtgtggggaggagaggccgCCAGGGAGCCAGGgctcaggggagggcagagggacccCTCAGCTGTTCTGTGACCCCGAGAGCGGCCCTGAGGAGGACAGCACCACAGACGCCTCATGGCTGGTGCCCGCCACCCCCCTGGCCAGCAGAAGCCGTGACTCTTCATCCCAGACCCAAATAACAGGCCTCAGGTCCAGGGCTTTAGTGGATCACATGGCCCAGTTCAAACCCTGGGCCTCCCTAGAAAACAGGGATAGACCCGAAGCTGCAAATACGTGTTCGATAGCCAGGCCCCAGATGTCGCCACCGCGCTTGGGCCCCATCGTTGCAGGAAGCCCCGACAGCAGGGGCCCATGCAGTCCCCACCCCGGGCACCTCCAGCACCTTGCTCCTCTGGCGGCCTGTCCCATCTCAGGGGGCCTCGCCGATTCCACGGGGCGGCTCCGGAAGCGCTCGCCCCTCGGGCCCAGCCTGCCGAATCAGGCCACCGCGAgtgaggtggtggaggtggaggacaGCGAAGACGAGCGGGAGGTGGCCAACAGCAGCCCCCTGCCGGACAACGACCCTCCGATCCCTCTTGACGACTGCCACTGGCACACGGAGCCCCTCTCTCCGATTCCGATCGACCGCTTGAATCTCGAGCTGACGGGGCCCCTGAGCACCAGTAGTCCCAGCGGTTACGGCCGCTCCCCGGCCCTCTCGGGCACCACCCCCATCCGAGGAAGCCTTGCCGGCCAAAGAAAGGCTCCAGAGAAGTCCCCTCGGGCCGGCTCGCCTGGGAGCAGCAGGCAGAGCTTTCTGAACTCCGCTCTGTGGGACCACTGGGATGAAAAGGAACAGACGTCTCCAGAGCTCCTTCCTGCGGCCCAGACGCCGAGTGCTGATGAAGCTCAGAAATCAGAAGGGTTAGAGACGCCAA AAGGTGCTCATTGGAAGAACTTGCCCCCGAAAGTGCCCATAACCCCAATGCCAAGGTATTCCATCATGGAGACCCCGGTACTGAAGAAAGAACTGGATAG GTTTGGCGTCCGCCCTCTACCCAAACGCCAGATGGTCCTGAAACTGAAGGAGATATTCCAGTACACTCaccagactctggagtcagactccgAGAATGAGAGCCAGTCCTCACGGGTGCTCCTGGAGGCGCCTCACAGCCAGACCCAAGCCAGCAAGACGTCCAAGGGCTCCTCCCATCAAGAGAATCCTCCTGGTGGAAGCCTCCCTCCAACGAGCAGGGAGGAACCTCCAGGCCCTGATGGTGACGCCCAGCTCCCAGCCTCCCAGGAATCAGTGGCCTCCTCCGTGGACAGCAGTGACGGCTCCTTTAACTCACAAAG TTCTTCCTGTGAGTTTGGAGTGGCCTTTGAGTCTGCGGGGGATGAAGAGGGTCAAGAGGAGATAAGTGCATCACAGACGGCCGTCCAGGCGGCAGCCACGGAGGAGGCGGTGAGGCGCTACATCCGCTCCCGGCCGGCCCTCTACCGCAAGGTCCTGCTCTATCAGCCCTTTGAGTTGGCCGAGCTGCAGGCCGAGCTGAAGCAGCATGGCATCCGCATGGCCCTGGGGAAGCTGCTGGATTTCCTGGATGCCCACTGTATCACCTTCACCACCTCTGCGGCCCGGAAGGAGAAGCTCCAGAGGAAGAGGCGGCAGCCCGTGGGCAAGAAGAAGCGGGGCAGGGCCGCGGGCCggtccgcccctccccacccgcgGCCGTCCGCAGCCTGTGAGCGTCTGCAGCCCCCCTCGGCGAGCCAGGCCTCCACGGGCGTTTCGGGGCCTGGGGACCACATCAACCCCCCGTGA